The following coding sequences lie in one Benincasa hispida cultivar B227 chromosome 6, ASM972705v1, whole genome shotgun sequence genomic window:
- the LOC120080269 gene encoding probable linoleate 9S-lipoxygenase 5 — MFGKIIGDALKTTGDALRTTGDVAGSVINAGGNFIDRASDIGRLGKKKIKGKMIMMRNNVLDFTEFHSSVLDGFTELLGSGIVLQLVSATEVDRHSNDPRGKVGRRAYLERWLTSLPPLFAGESVFQINFEWEDDFGYPGAFYIRNGHTSEFFLKSLTLEDVPGYGKVHFDCNSWVYPQGRYNKNRIFFANKTYLPNETPEPLRKYREEELLNLRGDGKGERQEWDRIYDYDVYNDISDPDAGDKLIRPILGGAQYPYPRRGRTGRPRTRRDPNSERRLQSVVGLNIYVPRDENFGHLKMGDFLGYALKALSSSLKPGLQTVIDLTPGEFDNFKELYNLYEGGFPLPQNLFKNLTDGLTAPLFKELLRTDGERFLRFPLPQVIKDDKSAWRTDSEFAREMLAGVNPILIRRLQHFPPLSKLDPKVYGNQNSTITEEQIKNGLEGLSVDEAMKENKLYILDHHDALMPYLKRINSTSTKTYATRTLLFLKDDGTLKPLVIELSLPHPQGDELGAISKLYFPVEKGVEGSIWQLAKAYVAVNDAGYHQLICHWLHTHAVLEPFVIATNRQLSVLHPIHKLLAPHYKDTMFINAFARQTLINADGLLESTHFQSKYAMELSSYIYREWNFLEQALPADLIKRGIAIQDSHSPHGIKLLIEDYPYAVDGLEIWSTIKNWVSEYCSIYYKDDNTIQNDIELQSWWKEVIQKGHADKKNEPWWPKMQTLSELIESCTIIIWIASALHAAVNFGQYPYGGFIPNRPTTSRRFMPEVGSKEYKELESFPEKAFLKTINSQLQCLIGISLIEILSRHASDEVYLGKRGSLEWTNDKEALEAFENFGKEVNEVEDRIMERNRNINFKNRTGAANVPYTLLLPSSNEGLTGRGIPNSISI, encoded by the exons atgttCGGAAAGATTATAGGAGATGCCCTCAAAACCACCGGCGATGCCCTTAGAACAACCGGGGACGTTGCTGGGTCTGTCATAAATGCTGGAGGAAACTTTATCGACCGTGCTAGCGATATCGGTCGGCtcgggaagaagaagatcaaaggaAAGATGATTATGATGAGAAACAACGTCTTGGACTTCACTGAGTTTCATTCCAGTGTTCTTGATGGTTTCACTGAGCTGTTGGGCAGTGGAATTGTACTGCAACTTGTGAGTGCAACTGAGGTTGATCGCCATT CGAATGACCCACGAGGGAAAGTTGGAAGGCGAGCTTATTTGGAGAGGTGGCTAACATCATTGCCACCATTGTTTGCTGGAGAGTCggtgtttcaaattaactttgaatgggAAGATGATTTTGGATATCCAGGAGCTTTCTATATAAGAAATGGACATACAagtgaattctttcttaagTCTCTCACCCTTGAAGATGTCCCTGGCTATGGAAAAGTCCATTTTGATTGCAATTCATGGGTTTACCCTCAAGGAAGATACAACAAAAATCGCATCTTCTTTGCTAACaag ACATATCTTCCAAATGAAACACCAGAACCACTTCGTAAGTATAGAGAGGAAGAACTATTGAATCTAAGAGGAGACGGAAAGGGAGAGCGTCAAGAATGGGATAGAATTTATGACTATGATGTTTACAATGACATTAGTGATCCTGATGCTGGTGATAAACTTATTCGTCCTATTCTTGGAGGGGCTCAATATCCTTATCCTCGTAGAGGAAGAACTGGAAGACCACGAACTAGAAGAG ATCCAAATTCAGAGAGGAGATTACAATCAGTAGTAGGGCTAAACATTTATGTACCCAGAGATGAAAATTTTGGACATTTGAAAATGGGAGATTTCCTTGGGTATGCATTGAAGGCACTTTCTTCAAGCCTAAAACCAGGGCTTCAAACTGTAATTGATTTAACACCAGGAGAATTTGACAATTTCAAAGAACTATACAATCTCTACGAGGGAGGATTTCCTCTTCCACAAAATCTTTTTAAGAACCTTACTGATGGCCTCACAGCACCATTGTTTAAAGAGCTTTTAAGAACTGATGGTGAAAGGTTCCTTAGATTTCCACTTCCTCAGGTCATCAAAG ATGATAAATCTGCTTGGAGGACTGATTCAGAATTTGCGAGAGAAATGCTAGCTGGAGTTAACCCTATTCTCATTCGTCGTCTTCAA CATTTTCCACCATTGAGCAAGCTTGATCCTAAAGTTTATGGAAATCAAAATAGCACAATCACTGAAGAACAAATAAAGAATGGCTTGGAAGGACTCAGTGTTGATGAG GCAATGAAGGAAAACAAGTTATACATATTGGATCATCATGATGCACTGATGCCATATCTTAAAAGGATAAACTCAACATCAACAAAGACTTATGCCACAAGGACACTACTCTTTTTGAAAGATGATGGCACTTTGAAGCCATTGGTTATTGAGTTGAGCTTACCACACCCTCAAGGAGATGAACTTGGTGCTATTAGCAAACTATACTTCCCAGTTGAAAAAGGTGTTGAAGGCTCAATTTGGCAACTAGCCAAGGCTTATGTGGCTGTAAATGATGCTGGATACCATCAACTTATTTGCCATTG GTTGCATACGCATGCAGTACTCGAGCCTTTTGTGATTGCAACAAATCGACAATTAAGTGTGCTTCATCCAATTCATAAGTTATTAGCTCCACATTATAAAGATACAATGTTCATAAATGCATTTGCAAGGCAAACCCTTATTAATGCTGATGGACTTCTTGAATCAACtcattttcaatcaaaatatgCCATGGAGTTGTCttcttatatatatagagaATGGAATTTCCTTGAACAAGCCTTGCCGGCAGATCTTATCAAGAG AGGAATAGCAATTCAAGACTCACATTCTCCACATGGAATTAAGTTATTGATAGAGGATTATCCATATGCTGTTGATGGACTTGAAATTTGGTCAACAATAAAAAATTGGGTATCAGAATATTGCTCTATCTACTACAAAGATGACAATACAATCCAAAATGACATTGAACTCCAATCTTGGTGGAAAGAAGTTATACAGAAAGGCCATGCCGACAAGAAAAATGAACCATGGTGGCCAAAGATGCAAACTTTAAgtgaattaattgaatcttgCACCATCATAATATGGATTGCTTCGGCTCTTCATGCCGCAGTTAACTTTGGACAATATCCTTATGGAGGCTTTATTCCCAATCGACCAACCACGAGTCGAAGATTTATGCCTGAAGTTGGTAGTAAAGAGTATAAAGAACTTGAATCTTTCCCTGAAAAAGCCTTCTTGAAAACCATAAATTCTCAGCTACAATGCCTTATTGGGATTTCACTTATTGAAATTTTATCAAGACATGCTTCTGATGAAGTTTACCTTGGAAAAAGAGGTAGCTTAGAATGGACAAATGATAAAGAAGCATTAGAAGCTTTTGAGAATTTTGGTAAAGAAGTGAATGAAGTTGAAGATAGGATTATGGAAAGGAATCGTAATATCAATTTCAAGAATAGAACCGGAGCTGCTAATGTGCCTTATACTTTGCTTCTTCCATCTAGTAATGAAGGACTCACCGGCAGAGGAATTCCTAATAGTATCTCTATCTAA
- the LOC120080582 gene encoding linoleate 9S-lipoxygenase 1-like, with translation MIGKILGDALKTTDDARRTTEDVAGSVIDAGGNLIDRASGIRRLGKKKIKGKVILLRNNVLDFTEFHSSVLDGFTELLGSRIVLQLVSATEIDRHSNDPRGKVGSRAYLERWLTSLPPLFARLLLTRSSMRIPFFV, from the exons atgattggAAAGATTCTAGGAGATGCCCTTAAAACCACCGACGATGCACGTAGAACAACTGAGGACGTTGCCGGGTCCGTCATAGATGCTGGAGGGAACCTTATCGACCGTGCTAGCGGTATCAGAAGGCTGGGGAAGAAAAAGATCAAAGGGAAGGTGATTCTCCTGAGAAACAATGTCTTGGACTTCACTGAATTTCATTCCAGTGTTCTTGATGGTTTCACTGAGCTGTTGGGCAGTCGAATTGTACTGCAACTTGTGAGTGCAACTGAGATTGATCGCCATT CAAATGACCCACGAGGGAAAGTTGGAAGTCGAGCTTATTTGGAGAGGTGGCTGACTTCATTGCCACCATTGTTTGCTAGACTGCTTcttactcgatcctcgatgagAATTCCCTTCTTCGTCTGA